A single window of Colletes latitarsis isolate SP2378_abdomen chromosome 6, iyColLati1, whole genome shotgun sequence DNA harbors:
- the LOC143342517 gene encoding protein G12-like, whose protein sequence is MKFALSLLVVLAVASPLYAFKLPSSGSGALAKEFQDILDLIPDKKVLHLIRVYYTWDKEFQAAMKIVKGEESKEYIREVELNSKFSELILYIQNAGVDIYYLMNIINESLDLEPVVPFSLFRKKTGGIKGFIKDLADLLPLKEIEELVEDKRKNSPVFIDYVNEVISSKYHKLYDYMLSNEHKTNMMQQAEEAGIDGTIFNAYYFYFLMGVPFLK, encoded by the coding sequence ATGAAATTCGCTTTGTCGTTGTTGGTCGTTCTGGCCGTGGCCAGTCCTCTCTACGCCTTTAAATTACCGAGCTCAGGATCGGGTGCTCTCGCGAAAGAATTTCAGGACATTTTGGACCTGATACCAGACAAGAAGGTTTTACACCTCATAAGAGTATACTACACCTGGGACAAGGAATTCCAGGCGGCCATGAAGATCGTGAAGGGCGAGGAATCGAAAGAGTACATCAGAGAAGTGGAACTAAATTCCAAATTTAGCGAACTGATACTCTACATCCAGAATGCTGGCGTTGATATCTATTATTTAATGAACATTATAAACGAATCCCTCGACCTCGAGCCTGTGGTTCCTTTTTCACTATTCCGTAAGAAAACTGGTGGAATTAAAGGATTCATTAAGGATTTGGCCGATCTATTGCCACTCAAAGAGATAGAGGAATTGGTGGAAGACAAAAGAAAGAATTCCCCAGTATTTATCGATTACGTGAACGAAGTAATCTCCTCGAAATATCACAAACTCTACGACTACATGCTATCGAACGAACACAAGACAAATATGATGCAGCAAGCTGAAGAAGCTGGTATCGATGGTACCATTTTCAACGCATATTACTTCTACTTCCTTATGGGCGTTCCTTTTCTTAAGTAA